A single genomic interval of Demequina sp. NBRC 110054 harbors:
- a CDS encoding SCO7613 C-terminal domain-containing membrane protein has translation MTEPTPEVRCPICGAVCAPAITPRCRRCYADLTDSAFAEIVEADARIAGFRAEYDALARRWQDALGRREAAYAALNRTRADSAPAPVAAREESEPVPTAGSRPGPTVVGAPPSAGAPTPEPRRRSALRESLTAPMLLGLGGAALLVASAVVFVAVTWETFFPPAQALLLVALSAATGWLGVWLTRRGLGVSAGAVGVVSMAFAGTSVVALARALTVLGPFTMSAAALAAAAAGTVLARRSLAWVGVASTAALGFAGVGAAVAGGADAGTAGWTLWGTGSIVAISALSRRWLGAVLSTALRYTAAGMVVLVSLGAIAWGWGADDVLWAWLPVASGVGLAAIAPPVALTATVAVASAAAAATASVLPEPGLAMLPVAAVVAVALAVGRRWSQQRHRVVRGLWPAGLGALLAALAALAGVPALVADPDAGEGSAWLLVGLAATALTSLVVRLWTHRDDASVALADRVLLTGAALFVMVLPSAVTLLWPRPEPAALAVTALVVAHLAAASSLAWPSGPARLTILSVAVVIGGISAVGGAFAWSDPTSHVAWAAVAGFAPVVLAALLARRFPRSLGGLAVLLPTLVAGGSVLRLAEGSLWAAAAMVAAAAAASWILARVPVAIRLWASPGLLPAAVVVVMAGLATIAQASDTFLGDELMPRLGGHGAFAATLLAAAVAAGAVRVRVQPGESGLPEGSATWVEAIGVLALLGASVQATLTVSVGGGGALGSSLVGIAAAVAVASSSRWWESRGATLTAFAGATAWTAWLALVALFEVAVRAMPLWPGTAVAAVAIAVLALGARWRATITMPAIVAIATLVPPAIVAARVDGALAFSLTAAASVAAACWLLAPLSPRVRGWASLGLLVAVLPALPAFAIAAWRWFVRLGEAWEVGEAASSSFAPLLLVLAVAAAALSTRRGRASIVSLAVAVAIASLAAPPVGWAWVVGAVAALVAASLGGSALGRGLVTRPAHQLALASSAVVWAGPHAWMQAGALAVTAIVLGLLAARGEAPRFVYGHAAVVSLAAAGWAACVGADASTLAPALALGLYGAGLSALLRLELIARRDAASGLAAASLLAGVFVRVQHDMVGVALAALVTSAAWLVLRRDLGRWARWAAAAYASVGVALLIHVAGVAILEAYTVLPAVWALAEGVAWMRRDAEVPSVTAIGGGLALVLAPSIVALALQPGALIRTLVLTLAIAGLAFATVMLRWLAPAVAAASTAIAVALAQLFVDEQLLPRWVSFAVVGAVLIALAATYERLKELR, from the coding sequence ATGACCGAGCCGACGCCCGAGGTGCGCTGCCCGATATGCGGCGCCGTGTGCGCACCTGCGATCACTCCGCGGTGTCGGCGCTGCTATGCCGATCTGACCGATTCGGCGTTCGCGGAGATCGTCGAGGCGGACGCGCGGATCGCGGGTTTCCGCGCCGAGTACGATGCGCTCGCAAGGCGGTGGCAGGACGCCCTCGGGAGGCGCGAGGCCGCGTACGCGGCCCTCAACCGGACGCGGGCTGACTCTGCGCCGGCTCCCGTGGCCGCTCGCGAGGAGTCTGAGCCCGTTCCCACGGCGGGATCTCGGCCGGGCCCCACTGTCGTCGGCGCGCCTCCGTCGGCAGGAGCGCCGACGCCCGAGCCGCGACGCCGAAGCGCGCTGCGGGAGTCGCTCACGGCGCCGATGCTGCTGGGCCTGGGCGGCGCCGCGCTGCTGGTCGCCTCTGCCGTCGTCTTCGTCGCCGTCACGTGGGAGACGTTCTTCCCGCCCGCGCAGGCGCTCCTGCTCGTCGCGCTCTCCGCAGCGACGGGCTGGCTCGGCGTGTGGCTCACCCGCCGCGGGCTCGGGGTCTCCGCCGGGGCCGTCGGCGTGGTGTCGATGGCCTTCGCCGGCACCTCGGTCGTCGCCCTCGCGCGCGCTCTCACGGTGCTCGGCCCGTTCACGATGTCCGCGGCTGCGCTCGCGGCGGCCGCCGCCGGCACGGTGCTGGCCAGGCGCAGCCTCGCCTGGGTCGGGGTCGCCTCGACGGCGGCGCTCGGGTTCGCCGGCGTGGGAGCCGCGGTCGCGGGCGGCGCTGACGCCGGCACGGCCGGGTGGACGCTGTGGGGCACCGGGTCGATCGTGGCGATCTCGGCGCTGTCTCGACGGTGGCTCGGCGCCGTGCTGAGCACCGCGCTGAGATACACCGCGGCGGGCATGGTGGTCCTGGTGTCGCTGGGGGCGATCGCCTGGGGATGGGGAGCAGACGACGTGCTCTGGGCCTGGCTTCCGGTCGCCTCGGGTGTCGGCCTGGCGGCGATCGCGCCGCCGGTCGCGCTCACGGCCACTGTCGCGGTCGCGTCCGCGGCAGCCGCGGCGACCGCAAGCGTGCTGCCCGAGCCCGGCCTTGCGATGCTCCCCGTCGCGGCTGTCGTCGCGGTCGCTCTTGCGGTCGGGCGCCGGTGGTCGCAGCAGCGCCACCGCGTGGTCCGCGGGCTATGGCCCGCAGGACTCGGCGCGCTGCTCGCGGCGCTGGCGGCGCTCGCGGGGGTGCCCGCCCTCGTGGCCGACCCCGACGCGGGAGAAGGGTCCGCATGGCTGCTGGTCGGGCTCGCGGCGACCGCGCTCACCTCACTCGTGGTGCGCCTGTGGACTCATCGGGACGATGCGTCGGTCGCGCTCGCGGATCGCGTCCTGCTCACCGGCGCGGCACTGTTCGTCATGGTCCTGCCGAGCGCTGTCACACTCCTGTGGCCGCGGCCCGAGCCCGCCGCGCTCGCGGTGACCGCGCTCGTCGTCGCGCATCTCGCCGCGGCGTCTTCGCTCGCCTGGCCGTCCGGTCCAGCGCGCCTCACGATCCTCAGCGTCGCCGTCGTGATCGGCGGGATCAGCGCGGTCGGCGGTGCGTTCGCGTGGTCCGACCCCACGTCCCACGTCGCGTGGGCGGCGGTCGCCGGATTCGCGCCTGTCGTGCTCGCGGCGTTGCTCGCGCGTCGTTTCCCCCGCTCCCTAGGGGGGCTCGCGGTGCTGCTTCCGACGCTCGTCGCCGGTGGTTCGGTGCTGAGGCTCGCCGAGGGATCGCTGTGGGCGGCCGCAGCCATGGTGGCGGCCGCAGCGGCAGCCTCGTGGATCCTCGCGCGCGTGCCGGTCGCCATTCGCCTCTGGGCGTCGCCTGGGCTTCTGCCCGCTGCCGTGGTCGTCGTGATGGCAGGACTCGCGACGATCGCCCAGGCCTCCGACACCTTCTTGGGCGACGAGCTCATGCCACGCCTCGGGGGCCACGGGGCGTTCGCCGCGACTCTGCTTGCGGCGGCCGTCGCCGCCGGTGCGGTCCGAGTCCGGGTACAGCCCGGCGAGAGCGGGCTTCCTGAGGGATCCGCGACATGGGTCGAGGCGATCGGGGTGCTCGCGCTGCTGGGCGCGTCGGTGCAGGCGACCCTCACCGTCAGCGTCGGCGGGGGAGGGGCGCTCGGCTCCTCGCTCGTGGGCATCGCCGCGGCCGTCGCGGTCGCCTCCTCGTCCCGGTGGTGGGAGTCGCGCGGGGCGACGCTCACGGCATTCGCGGGCGCGACGGCGTGGACGGCGTGGCTCGCCCTCGTGGCACTGTTCGAGGTCGCCGTACGCGCGATGCCCCTCTGGCCTGGCACCGCCGTCGCGGCAGTGGCCATCGCGGTCCTCGCTCTCGGCGCGCGCTGGCGGGCAACGATCACCATGCCGGCGATCGTCGCGATCGCGACGCTGGTGCCGCCCGCGATCGTCGCAGCCCGGGTGGACGGGGCTCTCGCCTTCTCGCTTACGGCGGCGGCCTCGGTCGCGGCCGCGTGCTGGCTGCTTGCTCCCCTCTCTCCGCGGGTCCGAGGGTGGGCCTCGCTAGGGCTTCTCGTCGCGGTGCTCCCCGCCTTGCCCGCGTTCGCGATCGCCGCATGGCGGTGGTTCGTCAGGCTCGGTGAGGCGTGGGAGGTCGGCGAGGCGGCATCGTCCTCGTTCGCGCCGCTGCTTCTCGTGCTCGCGGTGGCCGCGGCTGCGCTGTCCACCCGGCGCGGCCGCGCGAGCATCGTGTCGCTCGCCGTGGCGGTGGCCATCGCATCGCTCGCAGCTCCCCCGGTGGGGTGGGCGTGGGTGGTCGGAGCCGTCGCGGCGCTCGTTGCTGCCTCGCTTGGAGGGTCGGCGCTCGGCCGCGGGCTCGTCACGCGACCCGCGCATCAGCTCGCGCTCGCGTCGTCGGCGGTCGTCTGGGCAGGACCGCACGCGTGGATGCAGGCGGGGGCGCTCGCCGTGACGGCCATCGTCCTCGGACTGCTAGCGGCGCGCGGGGAAGCGCCGCGGTTCGTCTACGGGCACGCGGCCGTCGTGTCGCTCGCAGCTGCGGGCTGGGCCGCATGCGTCGGTGCGGACGCGTCGACTCTCGCCCCCGCGCTCGCGCTCGGACTGTACGGGGCGGGTCTCTCGGCTCTGCTGCGGCTCGAGCTGATCGCCCGCCGCGATGCTGCGTCAGGGCTCGCCGCCGCGTCGCTCCTCGCCGGTGTCTTCGTGCGAGTCCAGCACGACATGGTCGGGGTTGCGCTCGCCGCGCTCGTGACCTCCGCGGCGTGGCTCGTCCTGCGGCGCGACCTGGGTCGGTGGGCTCGGTGGGCGGCCGCTGCGTATGCGAGCGTCGGCGTCGCACTGCTGATCCACGTCGCGGGAGTCGCCATCCTCGAGGCGTACACGGTGCTTCCCGCGGTGTGGGCGCTGGCTGAGGGCGTCGCGTGGATGCGGCGTGACGCGGAGGTTCCGAGTGTGACCGCGATCGGGGGAGGGCTCGCCCTCGTGCTCGCGCCGAGTATCGTCGCGCTTGCGCTCCAGCCCGGCGCGCTCATCCGCACGCTCGTGCTCACCCTCGCGATCGCAGGACTCGCGTTCGCGACGGTGATGCTGAGGTGGCTCGCGCCCGCCGTCGCGGCGGCGTCGACGGCGATCGCGGTGGCGCTTGCGCAGCTGTTCGTGGACGAGCAGCTCCTGCCGCGGTGGGTGTCTTTCGCCGTGGTGGGAGCCGTGCTGATCGCGCTCGCTGCTACGTATGAGAGGCTCAAGGAGCTCCGCTGA
- a CDS encoding LURP-one-related/scramblase family protein, producing the protein MDVPTAPAGYTRLIMKSRFGAGRDFTVLEPETEAEVYVVDGKIGIRPKADILDASGTIVATARGEMLAFPKRIEISDADGHPLAYLHAKPFSFVKDKIEVTLEGGKSLLMEGNLIEKDYSLKDEHGHVMVQITQKWMAVRDRYTLDVADGFAVPIALALTWSIDRWIERD; encoded by the coding sequence ATGGACGTTCCCACCGCACCGGCCGGCTACACGCGCCTGATCATGAAGAGCAGGTTCGGCGCGGGCCGCGACTTCACGGTGCTCGAGCCGGAGACGGAGGCGGAGGTCTACGTCGTCGACGGCAAGATCGGGATACGTCCCAAGGCGGACATCCTCGATGCTTCCGGCACGATCGTCGCGACCGCGCGTGGGGAGATGCTGGCCTTCCCCAAGCGCATCGAGATCTCCGACGCCGACGGCCACCCGCTCGCATATCTGCACGCGAAGCCATTCTCGTTCGTCAAGGACAAGATCGAGGTCACGCTCGAGGGCGGCAAGAGCCTGCTTATGGAGGGCAACCTCATCGAGAAGGACTACTCCCTCAAGGACGAGCACGGGCACGTGATGGTACAGATCACCCAGAAGTGGATGGCGGTCCGCGACAGGTACACGCTCGATGTCGCTGACGGCTTCGCGGTGCCGATCGCCCTCGCGCTCACGTGGTCGATCGACCGCTGGATCGAGCGGGACTGA
- a CDS encoding glycine betaine ABC transporter substrate-binding protein produces MRTRSGILAAAAISTIALAGCTTYEESEASGSSSSGSSTTASSEAMEPAACTAVAGDTLVVLDDDMGLQLSDNIIPAVNADSASDEVLAALAVVSEALDTESLIQLNKAVDVERQTSTDVAQQFVDDNGLTAPSSGEGSLVIGAANFSENITVAEIYGDVLTDAGYDVEVRTIGNRETYMPALQSGEVDIVPEYAATVTEYLNLQINGADAETVAQSDIDATVAALEPLAEEVGLTFGEASAAQDQNAFATTQGFVDAYGVSTLSELAEICGPIVLGGPAECPERAFCQIGLEDVYGIEIDSFLSLDAGGPLTKTAITEGEIALGLVFSSDGALG; encoded by the coding sequence ATGCGCACCCGTTCCGGCATTCTCGCGGCCGCCGCGATCTCGACGATCGCCCTCGCAGGCTGTACCACCTACGAGGAGTCGGAGGCATCAGGCTCGTCCTCCTCCGGATCCTCGACCACTGCATCGTCCGAGGCCATGGAGCCCGCGGCGTGCACCGCCGTCGCTGGAGACACGCTCGTGGTCCTCGACGACGACATGGGCCTGCAGCTGTCCGACAACATCATCCCCGCGGTCAACGCGGACTCCGCGAGCGACGAGGTGCTGGCCGCGCTCGCCGTCGTGTCGGAGGCGCTCGACACCGAGTCCCTGATCCAGCTCAACAAGGCCGTCGACGTCGAGCGCCAGACCTCCACCGACGTCGCCCAGCAGTTCGTCGACGACAACGGGCTCACGGCGCCATCGAGCGGCGAGGGCAGCCTCGTGATCGGCGCCGCCAACTTCTCGGAGAACATCACCGTGGCCGAGATCTACGGCGACGTGCTCACCGACGCGGGCTACGACGTCGAGGTCCGCACGATCGGCAACCGCGAGACCTACATGCCGGCCCTGCAGTCGGGCGAGGTCGACATCGTCCCCGAGTACGCCGCGACCGTCACGGAGTACCTCAACCTGCAGATCAACGGAGCCGATGCGGAGACCGTCGCGCAGTCCGACATCGACGCGACCGTGGCCGCGCTCGAGCCTCTGGCCGAGGAGGTCGGGCTGACCTTCGGCGAGGCCTCGGCGGCCCAGGACCAGAACGCCTTCGCGACCACCCAGGGCTTCGTCGACGCCTATGGCGTCTCGACGCTGTCGGAGCTCGCCGAGATCTGCGGACCGATCGTGCTCGGAGGCCCCGCCGAGTGCCCCGAGCGGGCGTTCTGCCAGATCGGGCTCGAGGACGTCTACGGGATCGAGATCGACTCCTTCCTGTCTCTCGATGCGGGCGGCCCCCTGACCAAGACTGCGATCACGGAAGGCGAGATCGCGCTCGGTCTCGTGTTCTCCTCGGATGGAGCGCTTGGCTGA
- a CDS encoding ABC transporter permease — translation MSVISDAWDYLTDPTSWLGQYGVLREVAPGEWVLPQDSILALTIEHLGMSLGAVLLASAVAFPVGLWLGHLRRGGGATVVVSNVTRAMPTLALLTLFAASAIGFGNRAVVLAAAIFAFPPILTNTFTGMASVDADLREAALGQGLTRFQVATRVELPLAMPLIAAGLRTAAVQTVATVPLAALVAGGGLGVIINTGLATQRYGQVLAGGLIVAVVCLAVDWILGRVQTRLTPRPLRERARATA, via the coding sequence ATGAGCGTGATCTCCGACGCGTGGGACTACCTCACCGACCCCACGAGCTGGCTCGGGCAGTACGGCGTCCTGCGCGAGGTCGCGCCGGGCGAGTGGGTGCTGCCGCAGGACTCGATCCTCGCACTCACGATCGAGCACCTCGGGATGTCGCTCGGGGCTGTGCTCCTCGCCTCCGCGGTCGCCTTCCCCGTGGGCCTGTGGCTCGGTCACCTGCGACGGGGAGGCGGCGCGACCGTCGTCGTCTCGAACGTCACCCGCGCGATGCCCACGCTCGCCCTCCTCACTCTGTTCGCAGCATCGGCGATCGGCTTCGGCAACCGCGCCGTCGTGCTCGCCGCCGCGATCTTCGCGTTCCCGCCCATCCTCACCAACACGTTCACCGGCATGGCGTCGGTCGACGCCGACCTGCGCGAGGCGGCGCTCGGCCAGGGGCTCACGCGGTTCCAGGTGGCCACCCGCGTGGAGCTGCCGCTCGCGATGCCGCTCATCGCGGCAGGGCTGCGCACCGCGGCCGTGCAGACGGTCGCGACCGTCCCGCTCGCGGCCCTCGTCGCGGGTGGCGGACTGGGCGTCATCATCAACACGGGACTCGCGACGCAGCGCTACGGACAGGTGCTCGCGGGGGGCCTGATCGTCGCGGTGGTGTGCCTCGCCGTGGACTGGATCCTCGGCCGCGTGCAGACGCGGCTCACTCCCCGTCCCCTGCGAGAACGTGCGCGGGCCACCGCGTGA
- a CDS encoding ABC transporter permease has product MDDVPNPWFSWEYLERNWDEVAHQLSIHTTLTLQAIAIAALVALPMAVIARRYPRLAAPIMGVSGVLYTIPSFALFALLAPFTGIGRTTVLIGLVMYALLVLVRNTLVGLQSVDADVVDAARGLGYSPTRLLFAVELPIALPAILAGLRIATVSTVAMVTVGVVVGYGGLGQLMFRGFQSDYRAQIMTASLLCLALALVLDLALVLVGRLAMPWNRGRAAA; this is encoded by the coding sequence ATGGACGACGTCCCCAACCCGTGGTTCTCGTGGGAGTACCTCGAGCGGAACTGGGACGAGGTCGCGCACCAGCTGTCGATCCACACGACGCTGACGCTCCAGGCGATCGCGATCGCGGCGCTCGTCGCGCTTCCGATGGCAGTGATCGCCCGCCGGTACCCGCGCCTGGCCGCGCCGATCATGGGCGTGAGCGGCGTCCTCTACACGATCCCGTCATTCGCGCTGTTCGCTCTGCTCGCACCCTTCACGGGCATCGGCCGCACGACGGTGCTCATCGGCCTCGTCATGTACGCGCTGCTCGTGCTCGTGCGCAACACGCTGGTCGGGCTGCAGAGCGTCGACGCGGACGTCGTCGACGCCGCGCGCGGGCTCGGCTACTCCCCCACCCGCCTGCTGTTCGCGGTGGAGCTGCCCATCGCGCTGCCCGCGATCCTCGCGGGCCTGCGGATCGCGACCGTGAGCACCGTGGCGATGGTGACGGTCGGGGTCGTCGTCGGGTACGGAGGCCTCGGGCAGCTGATGTTCCGCGGCTTCCAGTCCGACTATCGCGCGCAGATCATGACCGCGTCGCTGCTGTGCCTCGCGCTCGCGCTCGTGCTCGACCTGGCACTCGTGCTCGTCGGGCGCCTCGCGATGCCGTGGAACCGCGGGAGGGCCGCCGCATGA
- a CDS encoding ATP-binding cassette domain-containing protein, whose translation MERTGIVFSDVRKQYGDGAVAVGSLDLEVRAGEILALVGPSGCGKSTTLRMVNRLVEPTSGSITVDGRNVMDADPVELRRSIGYVIQHVGLFPHRTVAQNVGTVPGLLGWSKADTQARVDELLALVGLPREEYGARYPHELSGGERQRVGVARALAVRPPVLLMDEPFGAVDPQGRRRLQREFAAIQAELGTTVMMVTHDIREAVLLADRIAVLSRGGVLEQLGTPDEVTTTPANAFVEDFLADFDVEPRQAGD comes from the coding sequence ATGGAACGCACCGGCATCGTCTTCAGCGACGTGCGCAAGCAGTATGGCGACGGCGCCGTCGCGGTCGGATCGCTCGATCTCGAGGTGCGTGCGGGCGAGATCCTGGCGCTCGTGGGGCCCTCGGGCTGCGGCAAGTCGACGACGCTGCGCATGGTGAACCGGCTCGTGGAGCCGACCTCGGGATCGATCACCGTGGACGGCAGGAACGTCATGGACGCGGACCCCGTCGAGCTGCGCAGGAGCATCGGCTACGTGATCCAGCACGTGGGCCTGTTCCCACATCGGACCGTCGCCCAGAACGTCGGCACCGTCCCGGGGCTGCTCGGCTGGTCGAAGGCCGATACGCAGGCAAGGGTGGACGAGCTGCTCGCGCTCGTAGGGCTGCCTCGCGAGGAGTACGGTGCGCGCTACCCGCACGAGCTGTCGGGAGGCGAGCGTCAGCGCGTCGGTGTGGCCCGCGCGCTCGCGGTCCGGCCTCCGGTGCTGCTCATGGACGAGCCGTTCGGCGCGGTGGACCCGCAGGGCAGGCGCAGGCTCCAGCGCGAGTTCGCGGCGATCCAGGCCGAGCTCGGCACCACCGTGATGATGGTGACGCACGACATCCGCGAGGCCGTGCTCCTCGCCGACCGCATCGCGGTGCTGAGCCGCGGAGGTGTGCTCGAGCAGCTCGGCACTCCGGATGAGGTGACGACGACGCCCGCGAACGCCTTCGTGGAGGACTTCCTCGCCGACTTCGACGTCGAGCCGCGTCAGGCCGGCGACTGA
- a CDS encoding DUF4126 domain-containing protein — translation MFAALTGAGLSAAAGLNAFIPLVMVGIFARFTDVMELPDQLMWLQSWPAIIIGLILLAAEIVLDKIPGVDTVNDLIQTAVRPLVGGVIFAASAAAAEFDGHVFWTENPLIAGIVGAVIAGIVHVSKTASRPTINASTGGTGAPLASFAEDAIAVGLSFLAIFIPALVVVVFIVLIAALYRIVSNGRRRRKHKGLLQTSKRLEREAEQEAGRGSRRERWKTWTTEYRERMGSRGNGASAETPDEPAEEPDMPSQAAAPKDQSPA, via the coding sequence ATGTTCGCCGCACTCACCGGAGCCGGCCTCTCGGCCGCGGCGGGCCTCAACGCCTTCATCCCCCTCGTCATGGTGGGCATCTTCGCGCGCTTCACGGATGTGATGGAGCTCCCCGACCAGCTGATGTGGCTCCAGTCCTGGCCGGCGATCATCATCGGGCTCATCCTGCTCGCCGCCGAGATCGTGCTCGACAAGATCCCCGGCGTCGACACCGTCAACGACCTGATCCAGACCGCGGTGCGCCCGCTCGTCGGCGGCGTGATCTTCGCCGCCAGCGCGGCCGCCGCAGAGTTCGACGGCCACGTCTTCTGGACCGAGAACCCGCTCATCGCTGGCATCGTCGGCGCGGTCATCGCCGGCATCGTCCATGTCTCCAAGACCGCGTCCAGGCCCACGATCAACGCGTCGACAGGCGGCACGGGAGCACCGCTCGCGTCCTTCGCCGAGGACGCGATCGCGGTCGGCCTGTCCTTCCTCGCGATCTTCATCCCGGCGCTCGTCGTCGTGGTTTTCATCGTGCTCATCGCCGCGCTGTACCGGATCGTCTCCAACGGTCGCCGCCGCCGCAAGCACAAGGGCCTGCTGCAGACGAGCAAGCGGCTCGAGCGCGAGGCCGAGCAGGAGGCCGGGCGCGGCTCGCGGCGCGAGCGCTGGAAGACGTGGACCACCGAGTACCGCGAGCGCATGGGCTCGCGCGGCAACGGCGCGAGCGCCGAGACGCCGGACGAGCCGGCCGAGGAGCCCGACATGCCCTCACAGGCCGCCGCTCCGAAGGATCAGTCGCCGGCCTGA
- the orn gene encoding oligoribonuclease — protein MASDHLVWIDCEMTGLDLENDALVEVACLVTDAELNVLGEGVSVVIRPPAAALEQMNDFVTKMHETSGLLPELEHGTTMQDAQQQVLAYINAHIPAGARPPLAGNTVGMDKAFLERDMPQLMERLHYRVVDVSSLKELVRRWYPRVFFHAPDKTGNHRALGDIQDSIAELRYYRETILVPLPGPDSDESRAASERVVHPSTEGAAAPTPEASEATG, from the coding sequence ATGGCTTCTGATCACCTCGTCTGGATCGACTGCGAGATGACCGGGCTGGACCTCGAGAACGACGCGCTCGTCGAGGTCGCGTGCCTGGTGACCGACGCCGAGCTCAACGTGCTCGGCGAAGGCGTCTCCGTCGTGATCCGCCCACCGGCCGCCGCGCTCGAGCAGATGAACGACTTCGTGACGAAGATGCACGAGACGTCCGGACTGCTCCCCGAGCTCGAGCACGGCACCACGATGCAGGACGCGCAGCAGCAGGTCCTCGCCTACATCAACGCCCACATCCCGGCGGGAGCCCGTCCCCCGCTCGCGGGCAACACCGTCGGCATGGACAAGGCATTCCTCGAGCGCGACATGCCGCAGCTGATGGAGCGCCTGCACTACCGCGTCGTGGACGTCAGCTCCCTCAAGGAGCTCGTGCGGCGCTGGTACCCGCGGGTGTTCTTCCACGCCCCGGACAAGACCGGCAACCACCGCGCGCTCGGCGACATCCAGGACTCGATCGCGGAGCTGCGCTACTACCGGGAGACCATCCTGGTCCCGCTCCCGGGCCCCGACTCGGACGAGTCGCGCGCCGCCTCGGAGCGGGTCGTGCACCCGTCCACGGAGGGCGCCGCGGCGCCGACGCCGGAGGCCTCAGAAGCCACCGGTTGA
- a CDS encoding GntR family transcriptional regulator, which produces MDDGRPLFLQIAEALESAILDGSMPEGSQVPSINELATFHRINPATALKGVNRLVDAEILHKRRGVGMFVTEGARARLLAARRGDFVTLHVAPLAARAKALGIDAAELADMLKEEMER; this is translated from the coding sequence ATGGACGACGGAAGGCCGCTGTTCCTTCAGATCGCCGAGGCGCTCGAGTCGGCGATCCTCGACGGCTCGATGCCGGAGGGCTCCCAGGTGCCCTCGATCAACGAGCTGGCGACCTTCCACCGGATCAACCCGGCGACCGCGCTGAAGGGCGTGAACCGCCTGGTCGACGCGGAGATCCTGCACAAGAGAAGGGGAGTGGGCATGTTCGTCACCGAGGGGGCCAGGGCACGACTGCTCGCGGCGCGACGCGGCGACTTCGTGACCTTGCACGTGGCGCCGCTGGCCGCCCGTGCGAAGGCGCTCGGGATCGACGCGGCGGAGCTTGCCGACATGCTCAAGGAGGAGATGGAGCGATGA
- a CDS encoding ABC transporter ATP-binding protein, with protein sequence MTHTLEATGLTKRFGDVTALGDVSFRLDEPGIHGLLGRNGAGKTTLMNLLTGQDFPTEGRVRLHGHDPAVGAQGFGRVAFIKESQAYPEGFKGRHVLKAAAAVYSRWDDDYASRLVEEFQAPLDRYMKKLSRGQRSAVGAIVALASRADVTLLDEPYAGLDAVARQMLYDRLIEDFAAHPRVILMSTHLIDEAADLFERVLVLDKGALLIDDDADSLRGTAVRIVGAVESVERVAAGRDVLHRETLGGTAALTLDGVDEAFRADALAAGLELAPVSLQQLIVRRTGAPTSQEMSL encoded by the coding sequence ATGACGCACACACTCGAGGCGACGGGCCTCACCAAGCGATTCGGGGACGTCACGGCGCTCGGCGATGTGAGCTTCCGGCTCGACGAGCCCGGGATCCACGGCCTGCTGGGCAGGAACGGCGCGGGCAAGACGACCCTGATGAACCTGCTCACGGGACAGGACTTCCCGACCGAGGGCCGCGTCCGGCTGCACGGGCACGACCCCGCCGTCGGTGCCCAGGGCTTCGGCCGCGTCGCGTTCATCAAGGAGTCGCAGGCCTATCCCGAGGGGTTCAAGGGTCGCCACGTCCTCAAGGCCGCGGCCGCGGTGTACTCCCGATGGGACGACGACTACGCGTCGCGCCTTGTCGAGGAGTTCCAGGCCCCGCTCGATCGCTACATGAAGAAGCTCTCGCGAGGACAGCGATCCGCGGTCGGTGCGATCGTCGCGCTCGCGTCGCGCGCCGACGTCACCCTGCTCGACGAGCCCTATGCGGGCCTCGACGCGGTCGCGCGGCAGATGCTCTACGACCGCCTGATCGAGGACTTCGCCGCGCACCCGCGGGTGATCCTCATGTCGACGCACCTCATCGACGAGGCGGCCGATCTCTTCGAGCGCGTGCTCGTGCTCGACAAGGGGGCGCTCCTCATCGACGATGACGCCGATTCCCTCCGTGGCACGGCGGTGCGGATCGTCGGCGCCGTCGAATCCGTCGAGCGCGTCGCCGCGGGTCGCGACGTGCTGCACAGGGAGACGCTCGGCGGCACCGCCGCGCTCACCCTGGACGGCGTGGACGAGGCCTTCCGCGCCGACGCCCTTGCCGCGGGCCTCGAGCTCGCGCCCGTGTCCCTTCAGCAGCTCATCGTGCGCCGCACCGGTGCGCCCACCTCTCAGGAGATGTCGCTATGA